From one Streptomyces sp. N50 genomic stretch:
- a CDS encoding glutamate-5-semialdehyde dehydrogenase, producing MTTLSPYDSLSPVTQAAYRAKSAAADLAPLPRAEKDDALLAIADALEVRTSEIVEANAKDIAKARAAGTSETVIDRLTLTPERVRAIASDVRDVVALPDPVGEVVRGSTLPNGIDLRQVRVPLGVVGIIYEARPNVTVDAAALCLKSGNAVLLRGSASAYESNTALVRVIRDAVGGAGLPADAVQLVPGENRESVRELMRARGLVDVLIPRGGASLIQTVVSESTVPVIETGVGNCHVYVDADADLDMAIDILINSKAQRPSVCNAAETLLVHQDIAPEFLPRALDALAEAGVTVHADERVLAYAKDSEATVVEATLEDWDTEYLSYDIAAAVVDSLDKAVQHIRLWSSGHTEAIVTSSQQAARRFTQLVDSTTVAVNASTRFTDGSQFGFGAEIGISTQKLHARGPMGLPELTSTKYIVTGDGHIRR from the coding sequence ATGACCACGCTCTCGCCGTACGACTCCCTGTCCCCGGTCACGCAGGCCGCGTACCGCGCCAAGTCCGCCGCCGCCGACCTCGCGCCGCTGCCGCGCGCCGAGAAGGACGACGCGCTGCTCGCCATCGCGGACGCGCTGGAAGTCCGTACGAGCGAGATCGTCGAGGCCAACGCCAAGGACATCGCCAAGGCCCGCGCGGCCGGCACCAGCGAGACGGTCATCGACCGGCTGACGCTCACGCCCGAGCGCGTACGGGCCATCGCCTCGGACGTACGGGACGTCGTCGCGCTGCCCGACCCGGTCGGCGAGGTCGTCCGCGGCTCGACCCTCCCGAACGGCATCGACCTGCGCCAGGTCCGCGTCCCCCTCGGCGTCGTCGGCATCATCTACGAGGCCCGCCCGAACGTCACCGTGGACGCCGCCGCCCTCTGTCTCAAGTCCGGCAACGCGGTCCTCCTGCGCGGCTCGGCCTCCGCCTACGAGTCCAACACCGCCCTCGTGCGCGTCATCCGCGACGCGGTCGGCGGCGCCGGACTGCCCGCCGACGCCGTGCAGTTGGTGCCCGGCGAGAACCGCGAGAGCGTCCGCGAACTGATGCGCGCCCGGGGTCTCGTCGACGTCCTCATCCCGCGCGGCGGCGCCTCCCTGATCCAGACCGTCGTCAGCGAGTCGACCGTCCCCGTGATCGAGACCGGCGTCGGCAACTGCCACGTCTACGTCGACGCGGACGCCGATCTCGACATGGCGATCGACATCCTGATCAACTCCAAGGCCCAGCGGCCCAGCGTCTGCAACGCCGCCGAGACCCTCCTCGTCCACCAGGACATCGCCCCCGAGTTCCTGCCGCGTGCCCTGGACGCCCTCGCCGAGGCCGGCGTCACCGTGCACGCCGACGAGCGCGTCCTCGCCTACGCCAAGGACTCCGAGGCCACCGTCGTCGAGGCCACCCTGGAGGACTGGGACACCGAGTACCTCTCCTACGACATCGCCGCCGCCGTCGTCGACTCGCTCGACAAGGCCGTCCAGCACATCCGGCTGTGGAGCTCCGGCCACACCGAGGCCATCGTCACCAGCTCCCAGCAGGCCGCCCGCCGCTTCACCCAGCTGGTCGACTCCACCACCGTCGCCGTGAACGCCTCCACGCGCTTCACGGACGGCAGCCAGTTCGGCTTCGGCGCCGAGATCGGCATCTCCACCCAGAAGCTGCACGCGCGGGGCCCGATGGGCCTGCCGGAGCTGACGAGCACCAAGTACATCGTCACCGGCGACGGTCACATCCGCCGCTGA
- the proB gene encoding glutamate 5-kinase, whose amino-acid sequence MTEARRIVVKVGSSSLTTAAGGLDADRVDALVDVLAKSRSGGEKEVVLVSSGAIAAGLAPLGLRRRPKDLARQQAAASVGQGLLVARYTASFARYSIRVGQVLLTSDDMSRRSHHRNASRTLDKLLAMGALPIVNENDTVATDEIRFGDNDRLAALVAHLVHADLLVLLSDIDGVYDGDPSRPGTSRIAEVRGPQDLAHVEIGSAGKAGVGTGGMVTKVEAARIAAAAGIPVVLTSAVHAADALTGGDTGTYFHATGKRSADRLLWLQHASTPQGSLTLDDGAVRAVVQRRMSLLPAGIAAVEGEFSAGDPVELRDSAGHPVARGLVNFDAKEIPQLIGRSTRELARELGPSYEREVVHRDDLVILHP is encoded by the coding sequence GTGACCGAGGCCCGCAGGATCGTCGTCAAGGTGGGCTCCTCCTCGCTGACCACCGCGGCCGGCGGCCTGGACGCCGACCGGGTCGACGCACTCGTCGACGTCCTCGCCAAGAGCCGCAGCGGGGGAGAGAAAGAGGTCGTCCTCGTCTCCTCCGGTGCCATCGCCGCCGGCCTCGCCCCGCTGGGCCTGCGCCGCCGCCCCAAGGACCTCGCCCGCCAGCAGGCCGCCGCCAGCGTCGGCCAGGGCCTCCTCGTCGCCCGCTACACCGCCTCCTTCGCCCGCTACAGCATCCGCGTCGGTCAAGTCCTGCTCACCTCCGACGACATGAGCCGCCGCTCCCACCACCGCAACGCCTCCCGCACCCTCGACAAACTCCTCGCCATGGGCGCCCTCCCGATCGTCAACGAGAACGACACCGTCGCCACGGACGAGATCCGCTTCGGCGACAACGACCGGCTCGCCGCCCTCGTCGCCCACCTCGTCCACGCCGACCTCCTGGTCCTCCTCTCCGACATCGACGGCGTCTACGACGGCGACCCGAGCAGGCCGGGCACCTCGCGGATAGCGGAAGTGCGGGGACCGCAGGACCTCGCGCACGTCGAGATCGGCAGCGCGGGCAAGGCCGGCGTCGGCACCGGCGGCATGGTCACGAAGGTCGAGGCGGCCCGGATCGCCGCCGCCGCAGGCATCCCCGTCGTGCTCACCAGCGCGGTCCACGCGGCCGACGCGCTCACCGGCGGCGACACCGGAACCTACTTCCACGCCACCGGCAAACGCTCCGCTGACCGGCTGCTCTGGCTCCAGCACGCGTCCACCCCGCAGGGCTCGTTGACCCTCGACGACGGTGCCGTACGCGCGGTCGTCCAGCGCCGGATGTCCCTGCTGCCGGCCGGAATCGCCGCCGTCGAGGGCGAGTTCAGCGCGGGCGACCCCGTCGAACTCCGGGACAGCGCGGGGCACCCGGTCGCCCGGGGTCTCGTCAACTTCGACGCCAAGGAGATCCCCCAGCTGATCGGCCGCTCCACCAGGGAACTGGCACGGGAGCTGGGACCGTCGTACGAGAGGGAAGTCGTACACAGGGACGACCTGGTGATCCTGCACCCGTAA